The following proteins are co-located in the Armatimonadota bacterium genome:
- a CDS encoding NAD(P)H-hydrate dehydratase — protein MDRDAMHEFGIPAMVLMERAGLAVFEVIKELLPDQGRIAVVCGKGNNGGDGLVVARLAHEAGFQVECLVAATESELSDDARTQLNVSRAQGVRPIFFDDERWMRKSDCMGMMDLVVDALLGTGASGEVHGPILEGIRAINRSGVPVVSVDVPSGIDTDTGEDLGESVWALRTVTFGVPKPFLFQGIGLEHAGYWSVAEIGYPSTLLETPTDARVLTDQWVYDVIPERLRSAHKRDNGHVLVIAGSDTMTGAALLAAKAALRAGAGLVTLASTTAVCNAAASYLPEVMHIRLPDTDGEINEAAIDVLLAANLMIDSAVIGPGMGHSPHVIEFFKALFADWEVPSVLDADALNAVATGVQLPQGECVLTPHPGEMARLLSCSTAEVQTDRFTTMKEAAKRFGKTIVLKGPHTIVSEQHQPLGVNQTGNNGMATAGMGDVLSGVIGALLAQDLPPYCAACAGVAWHGAAGDVCADRIGPVGYLASDVVDSLPQARAKLTASCDARIRMRPLPSSCQF, from the coding sequence ATGGACCGTGACGCGATGCACGAGTTCGGAATCCCCGCGATGGTGCTCATGGAGCGCGCGGGTCTGGCCGTGTTTGAGGTGATCAAAGAACTTCTCCCTGATCAGGGCCGGATTGCCGTCGTCTGCGGCAAGGGCAACAACGGCGGCGATGGATTGGTCGTTGCTCGGCTCGCGCACGAAGCGGGTTTTCAAGTTGAGTGTCTGGTCGCTGCCACTGAATCTGAATTGAGCGACGATGCTCGAACCCAACTCAATGTTAGCCGCGCGCAAGGCGTCCGTCCGATCTTTTTCGACGACGAACGCTGGATGCGTAAGAGCGATTGCATGGGCATGATGGACTTGGTCGTGGATGCTCTCTTGGGCACCGGCGCCAGCGGTGAAGTTCACGGCCCGATCCTTGAAGGAATCCGCGCGATCAACCGAAGCGGCGTCCCTGTGGTGAGCGTCGATGTGCCGAGCGGAATCGACACCGATACCGGCGAGGATTTGGGCGAATCCGTTTGGGCTCTTCGAACGGTGACCTTTGGAGTCCCGAAGCCGTTCCTTTTCCAAGGTATTGGATTGGAGCACGCTGGATATTGGAGTGTCGCAGAGATCGGCTATCCAAGCACCTTGCTCGAAACTCCAACCGATGCGCGAGTCCTCACCGACCAATGGGTTTATGATGTGATTCCTGAGCGACTTCGCTCGGCGCACAAGCGAGATAACGGCCACGTCCTAGTGATCGCAGGTAGCGACACCATGACAGGAGCGGCTTTGCTCGCGGCGAAGGCGGCGCTCAGAGCAGGCGCGGGCCTTGTCACCTTGGCAAGCACTACCGCAGTGTGCAATGCTGCCGCCTCCTACCTCCCGGAGGTCATGCACATCAGGCTTCCAGATACTGATGGCGAAATCAATGAAGCCGCGATTGACGTTCTTTTAGCGGCGAATTTGATGATCGATTCCGCCGTGATCGGGCCAGGCATGGGGCACTCACCCCATGTGATCGAGTTCTTCAAGGCACTCTTTGCGGATTGGGAAGTGCCATCTGTTCTTGACGCAGACGCGCTCAACGCGGTCGCTACGGGAGTACAACTCCCCCAAGGTGAATGTGTTCTCACGCCGCATCCAGGCGAGATGGCACGGCTCCTCAGTTGTTCGACGGCCGAAGTCCAAACGGACCGCTTCACCACGATGAAAGAGGCTGCGAAGCGATTTGGTAAGACAATCGTCCTAAAGGGACCGCACACCATCGTCAGTGAGCAGCATCAGCCCTTGGGCGTCAACCAGACCGGAAACAACGGCATGGCGACCGCCGGGATGGGAGATGTCCTTTCTGGCGTGATCGGCGCGTTGCTCGCGCAGGACCTGCCGCCATACTGTGCGGCATGTGCCGGAGTCGCCTGGCATGGTGCGGCTGGAGATGTTTGTGCCGATCGAATCGGCCCTGTTGGCTACCTCGCTAGCGACGTCGTAGACAGTTTGCCGCAAGCTCGGGCTAAACTAACGGCATCGTGCGACGCCCGAATCCGCATGCGACCATTGCCTTCTTCTTGTCAGTTCTAG